In Candidatus Desulfofervidus auxilii, one genomic interval encodes:
- a CDS encoding (Fe-S)-binding protein: protein MDKSCIKCGRCLAVCPVYKASGYERISPRGKLNLIDFYQKHLLFPSFIFQETISACILCKRCEEKCILHTPISKIIHQTREKLWPLQKKQYYRSWVVNKFLASYQKNLGLWLRLYTLCKHIFPLPFDLASSPFLSSRRFYPSKKAKANIAIFSGCVTNFLYPNLGDKLIKLLSKLGYNIFIPPQQTCCGLMAYTLGDKETALDLAKKNVEAFGHLSIDFIITPCASCYHQLKTFLPYQEAKISEKVIELSQFLQEKPLSFLPLNKKITWHDPCHLRYHHNIWQGPRILLKKAGYEFEESSPEGMCCGQGGSFALNFPELAKQIFRRRKETIEKTGAELVITSCMGCLIQLKAGLGKQQVKHILELFA, encoded by the coding sequence GTGGATAAAAGCTGCATTAAGTGCGGAAGATGCCTCGCTGTCTGTCCGGTCTATAAGGCAAGTGGATATGAAAGAATTAGCCCTCGAGGTAAGCTAAATCTAATTGACTTTTATCAAAAACACTTACTTTTCCCATCTTTTATCTTTCAAGAAACTATAAGTGCTTGCATTTTATGTAAAAGATGTGAAGAAAAATGTATTCTCCACACTCCTATATCAAAAATTATTCACCAAACTAGAGAAAAACTATGGCCCCTACAAAAAAAGCAGTATTATCGCTCTTGGGTGGTCAATAAATTTCTAGCTTCTTATCAAAAAAATTTAGGTCTATGGTTACGATTATACACTTTATGCAAACATATCTTCCCCTTACCCTTTGACCTTGCCTCAAGTCCATTTTTATCCTCTAGGCGTTTTTATCCTTCAAAAAAAGCAAAGGCCAATATAGCCATTTTTTCAGGTTGTGTTACTAACTTCCTCTATCCCAATTTGGGGGATAAGTTGATAAAATTACTTTCTAAGCTAGGTTACAATATTTTTATTCCTCCTCAACAAACCTGTTGTGGTTTGATGGCTTATACCTTAGGGGATAAAGAAACGGCCCTGGATTTAGCAAAGAAAAATGTGGAGGCTTTTGGCCATCTATCTATTGATTTTATTATTACTCCTTGTGCTTCTTGTTATCACCAATTAAAAACATTTTTACCTTACCAAGAAGCGAAAATTAGTGAGAAAGTGATAGAATTGAGTCAATTTTTGCAGGAAAAACCGCTTTCGTTTCTCCCATTAAATAAAAAAATAACTTGGCACGACCCTTGCCATTTGCGATATCATCATAATATTTGGCAAGGGCCTAGAATTTTACTTAAAAAGGCAGGATATGAATTTGAAGAATCCAGTCCTGAAGGTATGTGTTGTGGACAAGGAGGTAGTTTTGCCTTGAATTTCCCTGAATTAGCTAAACAAATCTTCAGAAGAAGAAAAGAAACTATTGAAAAAACTGGGGCAGAACTGGTAATTACATCCTGTATGGGCTGCCTCATCCAGTTAAAGGCAGGACTAGGGAAACAACAGGTGAAGCATATTTTAGAACTGTTTGCCTAG
- a CDS encoding adenylosuccinate synthase — MANVVVIGLQWGDEGKGKIIDLLAEQADVVVRFQGGNNAGHTIVVNGKKHIFHLIPSGILHPEKRCCIGNGVVIDPAVLLEEFKKLEENGVELTPERFLISERAHLIMPYHKAIDLAREAKKGKTKIGTTGRGIGPCYEDKAARTGFRMIDLMDKSFFEKRLKTQIEEKNFYLTQYLKAEGVNFREIAQTYFKYAEKLSPFIGNVAQFLWKAKEENKNILFEGAQGTHLDMDHGTYPYVTSSNTVASSICSGAGFPINAIDTIIGVCKAYTTRVGGGPFPTELTDSLGNYLREKGKEFGATTGRPRRCGWLDLVVVKQAVRLNGVQKLALTKLDVLTGLDEIKVCIGYNYQGKTIDYMPTSFSAIAECKPVYKSFPGWKETLKGKSWKELPHTAKAYLEFISDFLGIPISIVSTGPSREEVIQ, encoded by the coding sequence ATGGCAAATGTAGTGGTAATAGGACTTCAATGGGGTGATGAAGGAAAAGGAAAAATTATTGACCTATTGGCTGAGCAGGCTGATGTGGTGGTGCGTTTTCAAGGAGGAAATAATGCAGGCCACACTATTGTAGTAAATGGCAAAAAACATATATTTCATTTAATACCCTCTGGTATTTTACATCCAGAAAAGCGTTGTTGTATTGGTAATGGTGTGGTTATAGACCCAGCGGTATTATTAGAAGAATTCAAAAAGTTAGAGGAAAATGGTGTTGAACTAACCCCAGAACGTTTTTTGATTAGTGAAAGGGCCCATTTAATCATGCCCTATCATAAGGCCATCGATTTGGCCAGGGAGGCAAAAAAAGGTAAGACAAAGATAGGGACCACGGGGAGAGGTATCGGTCCATGTTATGAAGATAAAGCTGCCCGCACGGGATTTAGAATGATTGATTTAATGGATAAGTCGTTTTTTGAAAAAAGATTAAAGACCCAAATAGAAGAAAAAAACTTTTATCTTACCCAATATCTTAAGGCTGAGGGAGTGAATTTTAGAGAAATCGCTCAAACATATTTTAAATATGCTGAGAAGCTTAGCCCTTTTATAGGAAACGTAGCTCAGTTTTTATGGAAAGCTAAAGAAGAAAACAAAAACATCCTTTTTGAAGGTGCTCAAGGAACACACTTGGACATGGACCATGGAACATACCCCTATGTCACCTCTTCCAACACTGTGGCTAGTAGTATATGTTCTGGCGCAGGTTTTCCCATCAATGCCATTGATACCATAATTGGAGTTTGTAAGGCCTATACCACCCGAGTAGGAGGTGGACCATTTCCCACCGAGTTAACAGATTCCCTAGGTAATTATCTGCGTGAAAAGGGAAAGGAGTTTGGTGCTACCACCGGAAGACCTAGACGATGTGGATGGTTAGACTTAGTAGTGGTTAAACAGGCTGTTCGCCTCAATGGAGTCCAAAAACTAGCCCTGACTAAATTAGATGTATTAACAGGTTTAGATGAAATCAAGGTTTGTATAGGCTATAATTATCAGGGAAAAACTATAGATTATATGCCTACTTCATTTTCAGCTATTGCTGAATGCAAGCCTGTTTACAAGAGTTTTCCAGGGTGGAAAGAAACCCTTAAAGGTAAATCCTGGAAGGAATTACCACATACTGCCAAAGCATATTTAGAATTTATTTCTGATTTTTTAGGGATACCTATAAGTATTGTGTCTACAGGTCCAAGTAGAGAGGAGGTAATCCAGTGA
- a CDS encoding DJ-1/PfpI family protein — protein sequence MKGLVFLMLFILGGVTMAKAVSPPKVVMVIAHKNFRDEELFVTKQTLERKGVQVVVASSALTPAKGMLGRSYKPDILIKDINIDDYDALVFVGGMGATEYWNNEIAHNLARAALEKNKIVAAICIAPVTLAKAGLLKGKKATVWSSEANQLKSLGAIYTGKSVERDGLIITANGPQAAEEFGKAILAALGL from the coding sequence ATGAAAGGCTTGGTATTTTTAATGTTATTTATTTTAGGAGGTGTAACTATGGCAAAAGCTGTCTCACCTCCTAAGGTGGTAATGGTTATTGCCCATAAAAATTTTCGAGATGAGGAGTTATTTGTTACCAAACAAACTTTAGAAAGAAAAGGAGTGCAGGTAGTGGTAGCTTCTTCTGCCTTAACTCCAGCCAAGGGAATGCTTGGAAGGAGTTATAAACCGGATATACTCATTAAAGACATTAACATAGATGATTATGATGCATTGGTTTTTGTTGGGGGAATGGGAGCCACTGAATATTGGAATAATGAAATAGCTCATAATTTAGCAAGAGCAGCATTAGAGAAGAATAAAATTGTAGCTGCTATTTGTATTGCTCCGGTAACTTTAGCTAAGGCAGGTCTCCTTAAAGGCAAAAAGGCAACAGTTTGGTCATCTGAAGCAAATCAATTAAAAAGTTTGGGTGCAATTTATACCGGGAAATCTGTTGAAAGAGATGGATTAATCATTACTGCTAACGGACCCCAGGCGGCTGAGGAATTCGGGAAAGCAATTTTAGCTGCACTTGGATTATAA